The following coding sequences lie in one Rutidosis leptorrhynchoides isolate AG116_Rl617_1_P2 chromosome 6, CSIRO_AGI_Rlap_v1, whole genome shotgun sequence genomic window:
- the LOC139854901 gene encoding uncharacterized protein, producing MMWLTNEGKVVDFSTKHVWEDLRNNRPVIPWHGVIWFPQANPKHAFIMWLVILNRLATHDRMQVWYPNQVYHCALCNGTRDSVDHIFFQCPYASTVWYKMKLLLLFKGLPNKFKVVIEKLMIYPSSKQIWNVVNRLMVAAVTYFLWQERNWRLFKHKSRTEDELCKVVTEYMKMKLLTLKVKHTQAVKKLESIWDLQWRNGKLHLK from the coding sequence ATGATGTGGCTCACAAATGAAGGTAAAGTTGTGGATTTTTCCACTAAGCATGTATGGGAAGACTTAAGAAATAATAGGCCTGTTATTCCTTGGCATGGTGTTATTTGGTTTCCTCAAGCTAACCCTAAGCATGCATTCATTATGTGGTTAGTTATCCTGAATAGATTGGCTACACATGATAGAATGCAGGTGTGGTAtccaaatcaagtgtatcattgtGCTTTGTGTAATGGGACTAGAGATTCTGTTGATCACATCTTTTTTCAATGCCCATATGCTTCAACTGTATGGTATAAGATGAAGTTATTGCTACTGTTTAAAGGTTTGCCCAATAAATTCAAAGTAGTGATTGAGAAGTTAATGATATATCCTTCATCAAAGCAAATCTGGAATGTGGTTAACAGATTAATGGTTGCTGCTGTGACCTATTTCTTGTGGCAAGAAAGGAATTGGAGGCTTTTCAAGCATAAAAGTAGAACTGAAGATGAATTATGCAAAGTGGTTACTGAATATATGAAAATGAAATTGTTGACTTTGAAAGTCAAACACACGCAGGCTGTAAAGAAGCTGGAAAGCATTTGGGATTTGCAATGGAGAAATGGAAAATTGCATTTGAAGTAA
- the LOC139855587 gene encoding light-harvesting complex-like protein OHP1, chloroplastic, which translates to MATISSSFLQTLNSHSTHLFKPNQIFKKRVVSFKIQAAKLPAGVELPKAQPKFQAPFLGFTKTAEIWNSRACMMGLIGTFIVELITNKGILEMIGVEIGKGLDIPL; encoded by the exons ATGGCTACCATCTCATCATCTTTCTTACAAACATTGAATTCACATTCAACCCACTTGTTTAAACCCAACCAAATTTTCAAGAAAAGGGTTGTCTCCTTCAAAATTCAAGCTGCAAAACTACCTGCTGGG GTTGAATTGCCAAAAGCACAACCTAAATTTCAAGCCCCATTTCTTGGATTCACAAAAACTGCTGAAATATGGAACTCTAGAGCTTGCATGATGGGTCTGATTGGCACCTTCATTGTTGAACTG ATAACGAACAAAGGCATACTTGAGATGATTGGAGTAGAGATTGGAAAAGGCCTTGATATCCCCCTTTGA